The region tttgaacTGAAGACAAAAGATAATTTACAGGGCATGTGGAGTATATTTTACCATTACGCGTCAAAGTGTCTGATTGAAATGGATGCGAAGATTCAAAGATCTGCTGACAATATTATCAATATGTTGCAACGTTCTGAACTACTTGTTAACGATATGTAATGTTAAATTTATGTTAACAACTATTTATGTAATATTGAGTGTTCTAATTTAATGTCAAGTTGATTTTGTTTCTAGATCTTCCTCATACTGTCTTTATTTCTGGTTTAAAATATTTGATCTATTTTCAGATATGTATCTCTGAAATATGTCAAAAAAATATTTAGAAATGCAATTCCGAACAAAATTTAGGTATAATTGAGGTGCCTCACCCGTTGACGTTCAATTTCGTAGAAAATAGATACTTCAAGAGACGTATCTCCGAAAATAAAAAGCATATTTTACTTTTTGTTTAGGGTTTGGGATAACCtataaaaatggaaaaaaattTGTCATTTTTAAGAGATATCATATTATTATCTATTTCTACTTGGCCCACCTATTTCCACCATCAAATGATTCTTTTAAAGATTTAAAATTCAAAATCAAGTATATTTTTGCACAACTTTCAAATATTTGACCAGTAACATGCCAAACAATATACTACTCTCAACAACCACCCTGCCAAACAAAAATTTAGTTGGTTACCCCGGCAAGAAAGCATCCGAGTAACAACAGAGCTCAAAGGAAATCAATTTGGCCAAAAAATCCTTGGTAGTATTTAGTCCACATGTATTGTTTTTCTTAGTGGAAGCATTTAGAATTGATCCTGAATGTGTGAAATTGATTTACATATTTGATTGACTAGAATTAATTTGGATTTTCAGAATTTTAGAATTTATAGCTTAACTTTTACACTGAAATTTACTGCTTAAGTCACTTTTGTAAAAATTTATCCAAACATAGATCACTTTACCTTCGACTTATTTTTAATATCAAATTTACAAAATCAATTCCCACAGAATTACTTCTTTTTCCGCATAACCAAACACACTGGCAGCTAAATTTATCCAAATGCTTGAACTACAAGCTTTAAAGTGAAGAAACATGTGCAAGAGAATGCTTCACTGCCCAATGTCATCTGCATATCAAATGCCATCAAAGTCGCTAACATGGATTTGCCTCAAGGTATTCTCCAGAAGCAGTGAGGTCTTCCACCTATCAACTTCTGCTCGCGGGCAGACAGAAACTATAAAACTAGCTATCAAATCACTACAATTGTCAATTGTTCACAACAGCTAGTTGTACACAAATACTAACTACTAGTTATAAATTGCTTGGATTTTCTGTGTTCTGTGCTACACAAATGAGAGGATACAAAATGGACAAAGCACCATAATGTTCTACAAAATTGGGTAAAACAGACATATTCAATGAATTGAAGAGCATTTTAGATCTTTTATAAAATACTCGAGAATAAAGACACCTCCTAGCAAAATTgatttttcttttcaaatttaTACTGGCTAGATCTGACTATACATTAATAGCATTATAGTCCAATTCTTATCGTTTACATTAATAAAGCTAACCTgaaatttaaaaagaaaaaaaacctTTCCTTTTGCACATTTCAGTTGAATATCCAATCGACATATGGGAAAATAACATGTGCAATGAGAACTTTAATCTTCATCAGCACTCCTCTCTGCTGAACCATTGGGCTCGAGGGAATCAAGGCTGAGAAAAAAAATTCACCACCAATAAGAATCCATTAATGAAAAAAGCAGACAACAAATGGTAAACAAAGACGAGATTAAAATATAAGAACAAAAAAGCTAGAGTATATTACCAACCTGCACTTCTGAGGAACCCTCCAGGATACAACTGACAACCTCTTTAAACTTGGAGGCAAAGTCAAATAATGTCTCCAATCCTGGAGCATAATTCTCAGATCATGAATCTTACTACCCATACCATAACAACAGTTTGCATGCATGGTACAAACTTGATTTAGATCTTTACTTGGTTCACAGAGCCCGCCAAAATAAGCTGTATCCAAGAATTTCATCTTCAGTTCGATATAATCAATGAAAGGGTCAACCTTGATGAAATTGAGGACATCCTGATCGTGGTATCCAGGATAGGTTTCTTGTGAGGAGAACCAGAATTTGTAAAACTCTATTGACCTATTATTGGACTTCACAAAGTTGAACCCTCCATTAGGCCTGTTATATATATCGTCAAAGTTACCTGTGAAATGATCACATGCTATCTGGAAATCTGCGTCATGGTGAAATCGGGGAAATGGATCCCTAAACCACATGATATCAGCATCCTAAAATAGGAATACATAAATCAATCCAAGTGAACATGACAAAGTTAGTGATTGAAAATTGAAATACATACCGTAAACACAAAATTGTATCCCATCTCAAGAACTAAACGCAGGAAATCAATCCTTCTCCACATCATCTTCAAATAGCGAGGAGTCATAAAGTATGCCTCTTCATGAAAATCATCACCTTCACTAACAAGCAAAAAGCAATAGGTGTGTATAGCCTGACAGCGTAGAAATGCCTTCTGGTCCAATGCAATAATTATCAAATGATTCAAAAGCCTGCGAGTATGAACTCCAATTCTAAAGCTCTCCAGAAAAAGATCAATCACTGAATTTGGTGCTGCCCATGCTTCATTTAATGTGGTCAATATAACAGTTTTGTCTTCCATGGCAGCCTCCTTCAGAATCTTTTCAAGTGGATATTCATTCCTAGCCTACAGAATAATCAATTCCAAAAGAACTAAGTATGTGACAACTTCTGTGAGTGAACTACACTAACAAACCACAATAACATTAAGAGCTGTCAGTTGGGATCTGCCTATACATTTTGGCAAATCATACCCAAACAGTAAAATTTCATCCTAGCATCAAACAAGGATAACCCAGTGAGTCCCGATGGTTACGACAAAGCATGGTGTTGGACTGGACTAACCCAGTGAGTCCCGATACTTCTCAAATATATCTCTAATACTTCTCAGATACATCGTTGATACTTCTTACCAACTACAGACACAATTGTCTTTCTGGATACCATACACTTTTTATGTGCCGTATTAACTAAAGACACAAAACTGTATGCTTTTTGTGACACATTCACAGTAGATATAATATATACTGATATAGACGAGGGAAATATATATGTAACTATGATTATAAATTGACTACAGACATGTTTATGTACTTAAGAGCTGTTATGCATTGTGCCACCTTTATAAACATTGTGGACTCATTTTGATCATATATCCAAATAAATGTTAACCTATCTCGATTTTTAAAAACTTTAGGTATCCTCGtatccattcatatcatatctATATGGCACCCTGTATCCGAGTCCTATCATATCTATATCGTACCCTATATCCGAGTTCTATTGTATCTATATTGTACCTTGTATCCGAGCTTCATAGACCTAAACATTCACATTTGATTGCACTTTAAATACTGTACTTAAATGACCCATCCTCAACCTTCAACCACAACCAACTATTAAAAATGTAGAAATCctaaaatataaataattaattCTCAACTTTCTCACTAGTCATCAATCTTTCTCAAGCAAATAAAGAGTAAATAGAAATTTTAGGTGAGTCGATGTCACTATACtccttaaatgtatcaaaatcATAAAAACATACTTGCTTATATATATCTTTTGTTAATCAATTTGGTCCATGAAATTACTAACAAAAGACCCACTTAGCCTATCTTCTTTTCGTGATTTTGATACATTCATAGAAAATTATTAACAAAACAGCATCTTGTAGACAGTGAACTTTATTAACTATACGAAATTCAAATTATACATTATATTAGAAAATTATGCAAAAATCTAAAGTATTGCTCAAATTGATCAGCTTCAATTTTTCCAATTTCACTAAACAAATGGCCTCAGACTCAAAAACCCATGAATTCAGCTAAAAATAGCTAACAAATCACAGTTGATGATTACGGCAGTTACTAAAACCAAATTAGGATAATCTAATTCATACACAAAAAATACACATTCTAAATCACGCCTTCACAATAGTTTCAAAGCGAAAATGGAAACTAAAAAAGTGTGCGATGAAACAGAACTCACCGCAGCGGAATTGTTGGAAGGCGAGGGGAAAACGGTTAAAAAACGAGGGAACGAATAAGCAGTAACGAAGTGAGAGTAACCGGCGTCTCTGAAGAGGAGTATGCAGGATAGAGAAACGACGAAGAAAAACAGCGCTGCAACGAGGATATGTCGGAGATGGAACGGGGTGGATTCCGGCGACATGGAGGGGGGAGAGTTAGCGGCGGTGTTGAGGTGCGTTGACGAAAGGGAACGTCGGCGGTAAAATGGAAGCGTTCGCGGCGGGTGTGAGAAGGACATTTAGTGACGGAGACGGTGAGATCATGTTCGGTGGTGACGTACGGTGTCGTATCCGGAAAACGACAGtgaatttgaaaatgaaaagtgGTTGAAGGGATTTATGAAGCCATGATTGATGAGTCTGATAGTGGGTGAAGGTTTACAACTTGCAAGTGTAGTCGCTACTTTGACCATATAGAGTTAAATTGTGTTTTAAACTTACATTAAAAAATTTgtattgaaaaaataaataaaaaatatttgtaaaatcaaataaaaaatatatatatatatatatatatatatatatatttattttaaatcaaataaatttttatttttcaaagaACAGTTAATACAACTGATCCAATGGATCCAAGACCCTACCAATCACCTTGAAACGCTATTCTATGATAAGATTATTTATAATAACATGTTCACTTAATCTTTTATGCATAGTATATCTCATCAATATATTATACATAATTATCTCTTTTATCTCAGTGTCTAAACAAATTTGAGAAAAAACACTTCATTCCTAGCTTTTCAGATGCCTAGCTTTTCATGATATGTGAGGCTCCCGGCCAGTATGGTATCAGAGTCTCGTTAAGGAGAAGGGGTGCATATGGTGTGAATATTAGTAAACAAAGTAAGTAAGGGAGAAAACCACTTACACATGGAAACACCTGAACCAAACACTCAATCTATTACTACTACTTCTTCTTTATCTCTCCCTAAACTCTGTAAAAAGATAAATTCTCATAAAATAGAAAACCTTATTGAGTATTCTCATGTTCCAGAAGATGCTCAAATTTCCGAAACAATACCTCCTCTATTAAGTCCGTACAACATCTTCAAAAGACAAAGAAGTGTTACCAAATCCATCCGAAATCTTATCTCTATAAACCGCCCTCATATGAAAGAATATGTCCAGTCGTCTAGACTAGACCAATGTAGCTTAAGAGCTACGAACCAGGAGCAGTACGTAGATTTGGAGATTCCCCAGTATCTCATAAGTCACTGGAAGACTGAAGGATATACAGCCTTACACTTTGGGGCTGTCAGGCTCATCCTTTCCCTACACGGAAGGAAGAACCAACCTGTCTTTTGCAAAATAGCTCTATTGGACTCGAGCTACCTCCACTATGAAAACGCTGTGATAGGAACTGTTCTCACCACGCTGCATGCAGGGAGTGTCGTCCTCACCATTTTTTCTAATTATAACGTGAGTCTCAGTGATAATACTTTATCCACGAGACTTAAAGTACAGGTTCAAATCACTGGAACTGACCAAGTACCAGAAGCTATGTCAGCCACTCTCCATCACCAGATAATATACCGCTTGCAGAATCACTCGATAGATCTCCCTCTCTCAGGTTGCTCTTCTGATTCACTATTGGTTGTCACCAATAGAGAAGAAGACATACCCTCTATAGTCCAAATTCCGAGAAAAATTACAAGGGAAGAGTTAACTCAACTAATTCCACTTGAATGGATAACCAACTACGAGAGACTTCATGTTGATAGAAGGCTTATCCAATCCCAAGAGGCTACTTTCAGAAGATCTATTGACAAGAGAGTCAAGACGATTTTCAAAAAGCCAGACGAAGAGTCGACCTCAATATCTCCAATCTTCCAGACAATGATGATCCAACCAGTTTTAAAAGAAAACTGGTGTCCTGTCTATGTTGTTACAGCAGAAGGAAAACCCATCTACACTGATAAAATAGATGGCCACTTCATCTGGGATGTTGATCCTACAAGATGTGACCCAGATTGTGACTGTTGGATGCACGACAATGATATTGACCGAGATATCATTCTTCCCAAAACAAATAAAAAAGGGAGGTGTAAACCCTTTCCACCTCCTCAAAGAAGATTTGATCCAGACAATGGTCCATGGGTAGGAATCCATGGGAAAAAGAAACCCCTCTCTATCTACGAGGGAGGACTAAAAATCCTCAGGAAAGAAGGATTGTTACCACCTGATGATCCAACCCTTGTTACATGGTCACCAACAGACCATTGTAAGTCACTACATCCTCCAACTGTCGTCCAACCAATTCCTTGTTTTATGTACTCAGCTGCAACTCCAGAGTACGAACGACAATTTCCTTCCCTGGAAAGGAAAATGGATCCAATCACAGGAAGAACATCTAAACCCTTCATTCATCCCAGTGAAGTCCAGCCTGATGGGAAACTTAAGCCTTTAACTCAAGCTGAAGAAGTGCTAAACTGGCAATCTGAAAACATGGTTTCTCAAAATGAGATTCTCCAAAGCCTTGACAAAAGGGTGGATAAGATTGCTGAGAAAATTGATGAGACAGATGACAATCTCAAAGTTTTATCCCAAAAAATGCAGAAGCACTACAGGAGCTTAAAAGCCCAAGTATCTCAGCTGGATCGTGATTTGCGGCAGATGTTAGAAGACAGAACTTTTGGCAAAACTTTTGACCAAAAAGAAAGAGAGATCAGAAATCTACAAGGCCAAGTAAAAGAGATAGATGATTTCTTAAGAGCCTCTCATGAAAGAAAGCCCAAGCCCGTTGAAAACTCTTTCTTTGACCCTCCTGCTTTTCCTACATATTTCAAACAACCAGAAAGGCCTTCTCCTTTCTACCCTACCTATGTGTCATCACCACCAGATCAGGTTAGATACATACCCACAGCTTATAGGCCAAAATCTACTAGAACTTCAACTCCCTCGACCTCCAAGACAAAAGGCAAAGCTTCCTGCCTAAGCGCCTCATCCTCAGACTCTCAGGATATCCCTGAAACACCTcctccaaaaatccaaaaagaagaagaaactcCAGATAAAGGTTTCCAAGCCATGACGATCACCAGAAAGTACGAATCTTCCCAAGAAAATCACCACCTTGCTGAAACATCGGCACACAAGGAAGATGAGTCCTCGACAGATAGTGACAATAACTCTGATCAAGAAACATCTACTGATGAAACACCGGGATCTCTTTCCTCAAGATCAGAATCTGAAGACAACTATATCCCAAGACTCTTCATGGCAAATATAAAGGAGGAAGATTCCTTCTTTGAAGAAGAGTCCCCTGAAGAAACCCTGATCCCTAAAAAGACTAAACCAAATGGCGGTCCCTGGTTCACCTTTGATGACATACCACCCAGTCGCTGGAGAAAAAGACTACTTGAATTTGGAGCTTGGCTTGACACCCAGATGATGAAAACAAGTGCAGATAGCTATAAGATCATTGAAGAATTTTGCTGTAGGATGACAGGCACAATGAAAGAATGGTATCACAATCTTGGAACCTTCAAACAAGATGAGTTACACCGTTTAGAAACTACAACTAATGTTCTGGGTGTGCTTCATCGTGAATTTATCGGTGATATGGAGATGTTTGATAGGAAAAACAGACAAGAATTCTTTGAGATGAAGTGTTGTTCCCTCAAAACAAAGGATCTTGACAGACACTATCACAGGATGGCACAAAGATATTATGTCCTTAATGGATATAATGACCCTAGTCTCAAGAATACCTATGTCTCCTCTCTACCACAAGAGCTCCAACCAGAAATCCATAGAATGTTAGCCACGACTCAAAGAGATATCCTAACCATGAGTCTTGGACAAATTCACCAGGTGACAATAGAAGCACTTGAAAAGCTTTGCAGTTTTCATCACCAATTTTCTGAAGTTATAGAACAAAAGTCAAAATTCACACACGCGTGTAGAAAACCCTACCTGGAGATTAAGTGTAAAGACAAAAGGTGTAGCTGTACAATAAAAAAGAAACACCAAAGACAAAAATACACCAAGTCTCATAGGACCTTCAAGGGAAAGAAAAGGAAGAATATGAAGTTCTTCAGAAGAAAACCTTTtagaggaaaagggaaaaatgaGAGATGCTTTATTTGTGGAAAGAAGGGACATTTCTCTAAAGAATGTCCTAATAATACTCATAAAGCCGCAAAACTGATCAACTCTCTTCAACCTTTAGAAGGAGACTTGGAATCACTGTATTCTGAGCAAAGCTCTGCTGACGAAGAAACAATTTTTTCCCTCCAAGACTCTTCGACTGATGAAGCATCATCTTCGGAGTCGGAAGATGGCAGATATCTCCCTGTTTGCTCCTTCAAAGAAATAGGAAGTTCTCTTCCTACTCCACCTCTCCCTTGTGTGGAAGTTCATGTCCACACGACGAAGTTTTCACGTCCAAAGAAAGTTATAGGTTACATGTACACTGGGGCCCAGATTACAATGATGAACCCTAGCATTCTCCCAGCAGAATCGTGGGTAACACATGCCGCATACTTTGTAGCAGCAGATGGGAAGGTTTTCAAGACAGATCTAATGACCAAGGAGAAAATAGGAATAAAATTCTTCCCCGACTGCATCGTCTGGACCAGGGTCATTGGCAGTAATCTTCCAAACAAAGATATTGTAGTAGGAATGGATGTCTATTCAGCATCAAACAAACTTCAAATTCTCCCCACAGGAATCAAGTTCAAAAGAGAATTCAAGCCTTATTCCGGAATATTGAAACTATATTCCTTGTCTAAGATCCCTGCTGGTTATGAAGAAATCAAGTCCAACCTACTCAAACTCTACGCAGACAGCCATGAAGAATTCCGCCATCCGAAACCCCTATGGAAAAATAAGGACTTTTTTGTTCAACTTCCTTTTAAGCTAAATGAAGATATTAATCCAACCAAGGCCACTCATCCAGGAATGAGTCCATCAGATTATTCATTGGCAAGGGAGGAATGCCACCAGCTGCTCAAGCAAGGTCTGATAGAGCCCACCAAATCAGAATGGGCTTGTCAAGCATTTTATGTGGAGAAAAGATCTGAAAAGTTAAGAGGGAAAAAGAGGCTAGTAATTGATTACAAACCTCTAAATTATTTTCTCAAAGATGATAAATTTCCCATTCCAAAGGCCTCGTCCTTAAATGTTTTCATCAAAGATGCCCAAATCTATTCTAAGTTCGATCTTAAGTCATGATTTTGGCAATTGGGTATCAATCCAGAGGATCGTTACAAAACAGCATTTTGCATTCCGAATGCCCAGTACCAATGGACTGTGTTACCATTTGGGCTTAAAGTTGCGTCGTCACTCTTTCAAAAGGCCATGACAAGAATTTTTGAACCCATTCTCAATAGCATCCTCATCTATATTGATGATGTGCTATTGTTCTCAAAAGATGAAAAGACCCATAAACAATTATTGGGCCGATTCCTTTAAATAACCCAACAACATGGAATAATGCTCTCTGAAAGGAAAAGTCAATTGGGCCAAACAGAGATTGATTTTTTAGGGATGCATTTTTCCCAAGGGAAATACCAACCTCAACCCCATATTGCCCAAGAACTGTTAAACTTTCCTGATGAAAATCTCACTGTCAAACAAATCCAACAATTTCTTGGTATAATTAATTATATCAGAGACTTTCTTCCAAGATCGGCGAAATACACAAGCCCTCTATCACAAATGTTAAAGAAAAACCCCCCACCGTGGGGAACAATACAAACCGAAACAGTAAAAGCCTTGAAGAAGATCGCACAAACTCCACCTGCCCTAAAGATCCCTGGAAATGGGAAAAGAATCCTGCAGACTGATGCCAGTGATCACTATTGGGGAGTAGTTTTGATAGAGGAACTTGAAGGGAAAAGATACTACTGTGGTCATGCCAGTGGCCAATTTAAAGAAGCTGAAAAACACTATCACACTACTTACAAAGAAGCTCTTGCCGTAAAAATGGGAATTCAAAAGTTTGACTTCCATCTAAGAGGCTACCAGTTTGAAGTACAGATGGATAACTCATCTTTTCCCAAGATCCTTGAATTTAAAAATAAGATGCCACTGGATCCTCAAACCCTTCGCCTCAAAGATTGGTTTTCCAGATATGATTTCTCGGTAAAACACTTCAAAGGGACTCAAAATGTGATTCCGGATCTACTATCCCGACCTATGAAACCTATCCAGATTATCACAGCTAAACACACTTTCCCTTTGATTCTTATGGTCAAACCACTACCAGATCATGCATCCACAACCAGAAATCTCCCTCCAGGAATAACAGTCTCCTCTTCACCATCTCAGCTCAAACAATATGCCAGGAACAATCTCTTCTATTACATGACAAAAATCATAAGGAATAAACTCCCGGATCATACTCCTTATTTCCCTGACACACCTTTCCTCCTACCAATTTTAATAAACCCAAATGCCAAATTCACAAAAAACCATTTATGGTATATCTGGTGTGCCACAGTATTATATTATATGCCCGTTCTTATTCCCACTGAAGCCATGTATCAACACCTGATGGATCCCAAAAATCACAAGTCCTTGATTTGGACTACTCTTGAATGGTATTCTCCATTGCAATGGTGTAGGAATCAATTAAAACCAGTCATAGACGAGGTCAAAGAGAGAAGATTAGTCTTAGAAGCTATTAACAAGATTAAGTTTGTTTTCTTTCTACACAGGCCTTATCAGACAAATCCCGAAACAAAGTTACTTAATTGCAAGAGTTATGTTCACTTATGGGAAACAATTGATGATTATCCTCCCAGTCTAAAAATCACAAGGGAATTAATGGAATATGTCAACTGTATCAATCTTTATGACCCAAAGAACTTTGATGATAGTACAACTTGTATAAGTCATGGAACATTCAGAAGACCAGAGGTTGGAGAAAGCTCAACTCAAGCCATACAACAGAATCCGGATTCTCCAATGGAAGCTGAATTCTCATAAGGACAAGTGGAAGAATCTAATAGAAAATTGATGGATCACACTTACATGATGGATGACATCTGGCAACATGAGTCATCACGTTATGGAGATTGCTTTTCTGATGAAAACTTATCCGATCAGAACATGTCCCCATCTCATGAACCCATTTACAAAGACTAGGTGACAAGTGTCCCTTATGGGCCATTAGCATGCTTATGAATAGTATTTTCTCGTCTTTGTGTAAAAGTAACTACAATGTGAACAAAGTCTTTTTTGATCTAGAATAGTTGGCATTCATCATTTTCTTCCGATCCACATCATATTTTTTACCGCGCAACTCTTTATATATGGAAGCAGTTTTGCATTTCCCATTAGTTGCACCTTGCCATCTCTTCTTGATATCTTCATCTTTGAGGTGATAAGCgaaaggtgtgaaaaacacaagggattttgaattgagttttacgaataaaagttttttttaaaaCAAGAACACACCAcaacaagttaataacaaagagatagAAACACAATTATTTTTTTCCTGGTTCGTTTGAAACTCAAAGTTATTCCGGTCCACTCGGCAAAATGATTCTGCCTTATACACAAGgatttaatccactataatcaataaattataataatcacaaacaataaccttttttgtcttctcaaggatccaactatactttagtctccttaaggactcacaaagaacaatcttctttgtcttctcaaggataacctcctcaAGGATGGGAGAGGAGTGATACTGCATATTGT is a window of Lathyrus oleraceus cultivar Zhongwan6 chromosome 6, CAAS_Psat_ZW6_1.0, whole genome shotgun sequence DNA encoding:
- the LOC127093538 gene encoding uncharacterized protein At4g15970 isoform X2, with protein sequence MSFSHPPRTLPFYRRRSLSSTHLNTAANSPPSMSPESTPFHLRHILVAALFFFVVSLSCILLFRDAGYSHFVTAYSFPRFLTVFPSPSNNSAAARNEYPLEKILKEAAMEDKTVILTTLNEAWAAPNSVIDLFLESFRIGVHTRRLLNHLIIIALDQKAFLRCQAIHTYCFLLVSEGDDFHEEAYFMTPRYLKMMWRRIDFLRLVLEMGYNFVFTDADIMWFRDPFPRFHHDADFQIACDHFTAYFGGLCEPSKDLNQVCTMHANCCYGMGSKIHDLRIMLQDWRHYLTLPPSLKRLSVVSWRVPQKCSLDSLEPNGSAERSADED
- the LOC127093538 gene encoding uncharacterized protein At4g15970 isoform X1, encoding MSFSHPPRTLPFYRRRSLSSTHLNTAANSPPSMSPESTPFHLRHILVAALFFFVVSLSCILLFRDAGYSHFVTAYSFPRFLTVFPSPSNNSAAARNEYPLEKILKEAAMEDKTVILTTLNEAWAAPNSVIDLFLESFRIGVHTRRLLNHLIIIALDQKAFLRCQAIHTYCFLLVSEGDDFHEEAYFMTPRYLKMMWRRIDFLRLVLEMGYNFVFTDADIMWFRDPFPRFHHDADFQIACDHFTGNFDDIYNRPNGGFNFVKSNNRSIEFYKFWFSSQETYPGYHDQDVLNFIKVDPFIDYIELKMKFLDTAYFGGLCEPSKDLNQVCTMHANCCYGMGSKIHDLRIMLQDWRHYLTLPPSLKRLSVVSWRVPQKCSLDSLEPNGSAERSADED